DNA from Bacillota bacterium:
TCACACACAAGGCTAGGCCAAGGGCGAGAGACATAGGGATCGACATCGGGGTGCTCCTCCCCGGGAAATTCAATGCCATCACGGACGTGGCGGGAGTCGGCGTCGGTCACGTTACATTGACCAGCGGCGAGGGGAAACTGGTCCCGGGCAAAGGGCCGGTCCGCACTGGCGTCACTGTTGTAACGCCACACGCGGACAACTTGTTCGAGGAGAAGGTGCCGGCCGCTGCGTTCGCGCTCAATGCGTTCGGCAAGGCAATCGGGCTGGAGCAACTCACCGAGCTCGGAAACTTGGAAACGCCCATAGCCCTTACCAACACTTTGAATGCGCCCCTCGTGGCGGACGCGCTCATCGAGTGGGCTATTTCGCGGAACCCGGACATCGGGATTTCCACGAGCACAGTCAACCCCGTGGTGGGCGAGGTGAATGACGGCTATCTGAACGACATCCAGGGGCGCCATGTTCACAGGGAGCATGTCTTTGCGGCAATAGACCTCGCAGTGGAAAACGCACGCGGCGCAGCAGGGAGGACGACAGGGTGGATAGTAGGAGAAGAGACGGCAGAAGGGGCGGCGTCCGAAGCCCACTGGGCGGCGCAGGGGGCGGACAAGACAGCACGACGGACAGCGCCGGGAACGGACGGGATGGGAGCGGCGGTGCGAGCAGAGGAGACAGCGCCCGCAGTCGCATCGGCGCAGGAGCGAGTGGGCGATGTGCAGGCGGATGGCGCAGCCGGAGCTTGTGTCGCTGAGGGCTCCGTGGGAGCGGGGACGGGCGCGTGCTGCATGGGCTGGAAGGGTGGCATCGGCACGTCATCGCGGGTGCTGCCCGAGGCGCGGGGTGGATACACGCTCGGTGCTTTGGTCCTTACGAATTTCGGTGGAATACTCACTGTGAACGGCGCTCCTGTTGGACGCGAACTCGGACGGTACGCCTTCAGCGGCGACTTCCCTTACGGGCCTCAGCCCGGGCCTCGGAGGCAGACTGACGAGACGCGCTTGCTAGACGGAGAGAGGCCTTCTGCTGACGTCCAACACTTAGGCGGCTCTGTGATAGTGGTGCTTGCAACCGACGCGCCGCTTGACCATAGACAACTCGAGCGCCTCGCGAGAAGGGCGGGCCTGGGTCTTGCGCGCACCGGGTTTTTCAGCAGCAACGGCTCTGGTGACTTCTTCATCGCCTTCTCGACCGCTCGGCGCATTCCCCACCGGGCGCCGTTAGCACAGGATCTAAAGGTGTTGAGCAACGACGCCATGTCCGCATTGTTCTTGGCAGCCGTCGAGGCCACCGAGGAAGCGGTCGTAAACTCCATACTTCGAGCTACGACGGTTGTAGGGCGAGATGGGCACGTCGCGGAGGCCATCGACATCGATGATCTCGTCGCTGTCCTGAAAAAGTACAATGCCCTCGGCTGGCACAGAAGACTCCCACCGTGGGGGTACCAATGAAGGAGGGAGACCTTGGGATAGCGAATTAGGAGTTCCGGCAGCCCAACGTTTACCTGCTCTACATGTGAGGAGCCCGAGCCTCAGGTTCAGGGCTCCACGGCTCCAAGAAAGCGTCCGCATTTGACAGCGTGGGGGCACTCTAGGGTTTCGATCGATGGGAGGGCGCTGACGATGTTGGGTGGCAAGATCACTCGGCCTGTCAGTGGGGTTGGGGCGCAAGCAGTGTGTCTATGCTCTGTGTTGCTGATTTTGTCCTGCCTCTTGACGCTTGAATTTGCCTCTGCTGCCTCTGCCTCTGCTTCCGCCTCTACCGCAGCAGTCGGGGCTGTTGCGAGTTCAACACCGCCCCCGCCTATTGGGGTCGTTCTCGTTCCTCTGTCTTCCGCTTTGGCGGAGGACGTAGGCTTGCCCCAAGACCGGCGCGGCCTGCTGGTGCTGGGCGTTTATAAGGGTTCGCCGGCTGAATCGTCGGGGCTTGCGCCGGGTGACGTCATAATCAAGGTCCGGAACTCCTCGGGAAAGACGGTTGAAACACCGGACCTCGAGAAGTTCAAAACGGCGACGGATGCGATCCCTGCCGGAAAACCGGTGGACCTGACGATCCTGCGTGCCGGCAAGGAGATCACTTTCTCCATAATGAGGACGACCGGCACGTTCGGTCCCGTGATCCAGCCGCCGGCCCGAACCGAGCCTCGGATCATCACGGTTGCCGCAGACGGATCAGGAGACGCGAGGACCACCTACGGGGCGGTTCTGAAGTCGCGACCGGGGGACACAGTGTTGCTGAGAGACGGCGAGTATCAGGAGCTCTGGATCTGGTGGAACGGCATTTCGGTGAGACCAGCGGAGCCTGGCGCGCGCGTGAGCGTCACGCGGATCGTGATCGACGGCGCGTCCGAGGTGCTTGTCCAGGGGCTCGCCGTAGCCGGGACGGCTGCTAGCAGCACATTGGACGGGATCTCGATCTCGAGGGCAGCGAGGGTCACGATAAGGGACTGCAAGGTTCAAGGGTTCTTGGTCGGTGTGAAGGTGTCCGGCAGCACCGACGTGGTCCTAGAAGGGAACACGATAACGGGCAACACTGGCGGGGTCGTCATACAAAGCCAATCCCAAGCGAAGGTCACGCGCAATCTCGTCAAAGGGAACGCCGTCAGCCGGGCCGAGCAGGATCGTGCCTTTTGCGGTGGCATCCAGGTGAGCTACTCGAAGGTTGAGCTGAGCAACAACACGATCATCGAGAACCGCGTATCTCCTGATACCTTTGTCAAGATGGTCGACGAATCCAACGGCGTGTTGGTACCAGGCATTGGAGTGCAAGTGGTCGTCTCGGCACAAGCAGTTGTCTACAACAACATCATCGCTTTCAACAACGTTGGGTTCATGGCCTTGTCCGACACCCGGTTCACCCTTGAATACAACGACGTGTACGGCCAACAGATACAGACCAAGACCTGGAGCCCTAGAGCATTCGTTGAGCGCCAGTTGCGCGGGGCCAGGTCCGATTTCCTCAGCGGGATCCGCATGGAATTCACGATGCCTCCGCTATTCAGTTCAGAACCAACCCGGACTGTGTACACACCATTTCTTGAGTTCCAGCCATCTGCTACGAATTTAAGCGTAGATCCACTGTTTGCTGACGTCCTGAGTGGCGATTATCGCTTGGCTGCCGACTCTCCGCTCGCCACCAAAGGGCGTGGGGGCGGCTACATAGGGGCCTTCCCGCCCGTCGGCTCGCGAGAGACGGCTGTGGCGGTGGCGGGCAGCGATGCGGGCCCCACGGCCACCGCTGCGCAGAGCGGGCAGACTGGCGGGCCAGGCCGGACGGACACGGCCGAGCCCAAGCCGGGGGCGGTTGTCCGGGGCGGCGTGTTACGTGTGGATCCCGAGCTGCTCGACCAGCTGGTCGCGGAGCTGCACAAACGCGCAGAGGACAGCCAGCAGACGAAGGACGCGCTGGAGAGGGGCTTCGTCGGCGTCATCCCATTTGAGCTCGTTGGCATCGCGAACGTCACGCTCAGCACGGACTTCATCGAGAACCTTTCCACATCGCTCATCAACAGCGGGTTACAGCCAGCGGACGCGGTGCGCGTCAACGGGGCGCTTGCTGAGCTCGGGATACAGCACAGCGGACAGGTGAGCCGGGAGATCGCGTCTCAACTCAAGGAGAAGGCCGACTGTGCTTTCCTTCTCTTGGGCACCATTGCAGGCCAGCCAAGCACGATCGTCATCAATGCTAGGCTGATGGACACTGCAACCGGAAGATTCCTCGCAGCGGGGCGACTCGAGGCTGTGCTCGACGTCGTGCAATAAACAGAAGGCGAGGTAAGAGAATGAAAAGGCGAGCTACAAGTTGGAGAATCGTGCTCTTGCTGATGTGTGCCATCGCGGTCGCACTTTCCGGTCCTTACGGCGGCTCTTGCGGCAGGGTGTCCGCCATGAGCCAGGCAGATGTTGATTCGGTTGTCGCGGGCAACAACTCGTTTGCTTTCGACCTTTATCGGCAACTCAAAGCGGGCAGCGGCAACTTTTTCTTCTCGCCTTACAGCATCTCCTCCGCGCTAGCAATGACCTACGCTGGTGCCAGGGGGGAGACCGCGCGGCAGATGGCCGATGTGCTGCATTTTACCCTTGCACCGGAGAGACTGCATCCTGCCTTTTCGGACCTTACGGGACTCTTCAATACCGGCGCTGGTGGGACGAGCGGCGGAGGGGCTTACCAGCT
Protein-coding regions in this window:
- a CDS encoding P1 family peptidase, which encodes MTGSPREARRITHKARPRARDIGIDIGVLLPGKFNAITDVAGVGVGHVTLTSGEGKLVPGKGPVRTGVTVVTPHADNLFEEKVPAAAFALNAFGKAIGLEQLTELGNLETPIALTNTLNAPLVADALIEWAISRNPDIGISTSTVNPVVGEVNDGYLNDIQGRHVHREHVFAAIDLAVENARGAAGRTTGWIVGEETAEGAASEAHWAAQGADKTARRTAPGTDGMGAAVRAEETAPAVASAQERVGDVQADGAAGACVAEGSVGAGTGACCMGWKGGIGTSSRVLPEARGGYTLGALVLTNFGGILTVNGAPVGRELGRYAFSGDFPYGPQPGPRRQTDETRLLDGERPSADVQHLGGSVIVVLATDAPLDHRQLERLARRAGLGLARTGFFSSNGSGDFFIAFSTARRIPHRAPLAQDLKVLSNDAMSALFLAAVEATEEAVVNSILRATTVVGRDGHVAEAIDIDDLVAVLKKYNALGWHRRLPPWGYQ
- a CDS encoding PDZ domain-containing protein, giving the protein MAEDVGLPQDRRGLLVLGVYKGSPAESSGLAPGDVIIKVRNSSGKTVETPDLEKFKTATDAIPAGKPVDLTILRAGKEITFSIMRTTGTFGPVIQPPARTEPRIITVAADGSGDARTTYGAVLKSRPGDTVLLRDGEYQELWIWWNGISVRPAEPGARVSVTRIVIDGASEVLVQGLAVAGTAASSTLDGISISRAARVTIRDCKVQGFLVGVKVSGSTDVVLEGNTITGNTGGVVIQSQSQAKVTRNLVKGNAVSRAEQDRAFCGGIQVSYSKVELSNNTIIENRVSPDTFVKMVDESNGVLVPGIGVQVVVSAQAVVYNNIIAFNNVGFMALSDTRFTLEYNDVYGQQIQTKTWSPRAFVERQLRGARSDFLSGIRMEFTMPPLFSSEPTRTVYTPFLEFQPSATNLSVDPLFADVLSGDYRLAADSPLATKGRGGGYIGAFPPVGSRETAVAVAGSDAGPTATAAQSGQTGGPGRTDTAEPKPGAVVRGGVLRVDPELLDQLVAELHKRAEDSQQTKDALERGFVGVIPFELVGIANVTLSTDFIENLSTSLINSGLQPADAVRVNGALAELGIQHSGQVSREIASQLKEKADCAFLLLGTIAGQPSTIVINARLMDTATGRFLAAGRLEAVLDVVQ